One Thamnophis elegans isolate rThaEle1 chromosome 2, rThaEle1.pri, whole genome shotgun sequence genomic window, TTTTAAGCTATGCCTGTTCTTTAAGATGTATGGTCAAGTAGGCTGAGGTTAGGATTGGAATTCGCCTGGACAAGGAAGGGAATAACTTTGGGAACTAGGATTCAGGAATTAAAATTTCTAAGCTGGAGACAGAGTTCTGTTGGACTTTCCTTGAGGCTTCCCGACCTTCAAACAGACCTTGAAACAATAAGCACTCAgaatttgcctttaaaaaaacagaaagaaaatagaCATTGATTGGACATTTccattatctctatctatcctccAGACTTCCAAAAGATGTAAAAGATTCTGAGTTATTGTGTCCTTGCTTTTTGTTACTGTTGGCTCGGCAAGATACCGAAGCTAACGTGGCTTCTTCCTTCTATGAAGTCTGGTGGGGGGGAATTCTTCAAATTTTGTTCAGTTCTGTAGGATTTGCTTCTGCATGAACTTGCTTGTGAAGACTGGCACTAAGTAATAGGACAAAAGAGTTCAGTCTGGTTGTGTTCCAAATTCCAGGGATTTAATACATATGTTTTAAATGCACATAAAACCCAACCGAATCAGAGAACTTGAATAGATCCTGTGTTATTAATATTAGAGCTGTTATGTGTTCACAACAATATGAAGTCACAGCTGCCAAATATTTAGCTAATGTTGGCCTTCATAATTCTTCATAGCATCAAGAACCTAGGATGTCATTATGTATCAgatagtatatgtatatataccagCCTTTTGGAATTGACTGATGGATGTATTGGTTTACAACtgcaataaattgaattgaacgGAATAGACTAATGGAAATTTTGTCAGtgtgcagattttctaagtgttGCCCAAGATTTTTTTTGGTATGGCTCCCAGTGTGCCAAAATGGTCAGTTGcttagtcagccagatgtttatactgggtttgacatttttatccatctatcaagtccttcccaaggatttgGAATATTATTATGTTATAATAGTAGTTGGTGCAAAATTAGGAAATACGATTTAATGTAATACTATAGTTTTGAGTCCCTTTAGTGTGCAGCATTGAAAAATATTGAGAAGTAAATCTATGTTTTCAGTTGTACCtcaactgaatgaaaaattatACAATTGCAGGTTCTTACAAATTTACTTTTTATGTCCTGCTACATCCAAAAGCAATTTATTTCTCATTTCACCTAAAGACCACAGTACATCTCTGATTATTTCTAGATttccttgaattgaattgaaagctATTCTTAAGAAGCAGATGAAAAGTTTCAAAACTGGAACTATAGAATTGTCATATATTTatgaaatgtgtgtatgtgttttttttttttacagtagaaggatttattcttcattttttaaagataagACATATGTTGCATATATagctataaaagaaaatatgtgATTATTCATTTCcacatattattatgaaaaagtacATTCTGATAAGTACAAATTTAATGTTGTGGGGCCCTttgtgctccctgagcttggttgttttcttgcagacatttcattaccaaactaggtaaaatctaattttgtttttgtctaattaaaaaaaagtgcaCTAGTTGcattttttgaaaattattttggtCCTTAAAAAAAAGCAGTAGTGCTTGCTTGCGAGCTTTCCAAAAGACTAAACTGTTGTTTTTTTGGACCAAAAGATAGACGAAGAAAAAAATCCCATGATTTTTGGGAGCAgcttaataaaataatatctttAAACAAGCCAATATTGACCACCGTCTTAATGCCTCGCAGACGCACTTCAAAACCCTAAAACCTCAACAAAAACAGAGTAAATTCCATACTGGAAATAACTAGGCTCCCCTGACGTCACAAGGGCTTATTTACCACCCTGGAAAGGGTACCATTAATTTCCATAATCAATGGAAAATTTACCCTTTTTGATTTACGACCGAAGGGCTTCCTTGAAGTAACCCTGCTGATTCCCTTGGAAAAACTTCCATCTAAGAGGCCTGGATCGCAGCTTTAACCTTCGAAATTTGCGGTCAAGCAGCATCCGTCGGGTtgcgctgtccttaccactccTGTTCCAGAAAAAGCGCTTCCGATCCCCGAAGAGCTCACAAGGGGGCTCCGTTCGCCTTCAACCCGGAGCCCTTCAGTATAACCCCAAACCTAAACGGGGCTGAATTGCCCGCACTTCTGGATCCCTCTCGACAGAAAAGGCGCAGGGTTTTGATTGCCATGAACACTTTTTTGCAGCCAAGCACGATTCCTTACACAGAAACTCTGTTCTTAACCAATAGAGCCGAGTCCTTTTTAGGTGGTGGCGCTTACAGTTTTGGAACAACTCCCCATCCCCGACCTGTTATCAGCCTTCCTCAGTAGGAAGGGTTAAATATGCCAGCACCATGAGACTTATAGAGATTGGGGTAACGGGGAAAAGACATCCGGGCATAAGAAGGCTCCAAATTGAGCCATGAAAGGCACCGCAGAGTTGGATGTTCCTGAGTTTCTTTACTACAGGGTGGCCCTTAaacctggaagggggggggagaatgcgcGGGCGTGCAACCGGGCGTGAAATGCCTGTCCTTAAACTTCTGGACCAATCTTTTTGGACCAACCAGATGCTTGTGGGGTCAAAGAGGAAGCTACCCACCGGTCAGTCCTGCTAAAATCGGATAGGACCCCTTTTTACCCGGCCGGAGGTTACCGTTACTGTAGTCAATCAAACCCTAAACCAAACTTAACTGAAAAAAATCCATCTGTCCCAACCggtgccctccagatgtattGGGCTGTTGCCATAGTCCATCTTGTCCAGGAGGTGCTGTCCTGCAGAGGGAAGGCCGTGGCCCTCCCGCCCCCCTTTAGCTTGTTTCTAAGGTGCCGCCAGACTCCCGGGTGAATGCAGAGGGCTGAGAATGGGGGTCTGTCCCGGAGAACACAGACGGCTTGATCTGCCTTCTCGCAGGCTTTGGCTGACGTTTTGGGAGCCCCATCGGGAAACTGGAAGCGGGTAAAGGCAGATCGCATCTATCTTACAGTTGAGAACAGTCAGTCGTTCCCGAAGTGAAGCAGGGCAGAGGCTACatttccccccagcctctcataaGTTTTATTTGCCTTCCACAGTCACACACACATCCGCTCTAGGGATGGAGGGGGATGAGGTGGGGATTTCTCTATTTTTACCCAGCGTCTGTCCAGTGTGTCACCCCAGCTCTGTCTCTCTGCTTTTCTCCCTCTCCAGCGGTGCTGAAGGCGGAGCAGGCGGCAGTCTTCAAGTTCCCGCTGGCGCCGCTGGGCTGCTCCGGTCTGAGCTCGGCGTTACTGGCGGCCGGCTCCAGTCTCCAAGGCGGTTCCGGGTCCCCGCACCTGCCGCTAGAGCTGCACCTCCGCGGGAAGCTGGAGCCGGGAGCCCCCGAGGGGGGCGGTAAAGCCAAGAAAGGCCGTCGGAGCCGCACGGTTTTCACCGAACTGCAGCTGATGGGCCTGGAGAAGCGCTTCGAAAAGCAGAAGTATCTCTCCACGCCCGACAGGTGGGCATCCCACGGAGGTCAGAGTCCcgcggggggagggggttgtaaGAGAGGAATGGGAGGTTAATATGGGGGTGTGCGAGCtcgcaggagagagagagagagagatggcggGAGGGGTTACTTCGAGGAGAAAATTCCTTCAGATCTGCAAGAGGATGAtctgggaggagggaaggggaacgcCACCTACCTGCCTGCCGGTGATCCAGTAGCGTAtcatggaagtgtgtgtgtgtgtgtgtgtccgcacTTCCAACAACAGAATCTCAAGTGGAAACCGGGGCCTTCTCGCGCATGGAGGTGGGTGGGCTGGTAGAGCCGGGGAGGGCAAGATGATTTACATTCCTCAAAGGAGTAAACAAAAGcaaaggtctgtctgtctgtctgtctgtctgtcccgccccccccccctctcacaccCACGGTATTTTAAGCTGGACCAGACAAACACTCCCTGAGCAGGAAGCGTGGCCCGGAGCTGCTCGTCAAACGGCAACCTATGCTCCACTGTTCTGGGTCTTGCTTTTCCTGGAAGCCAGCCGGCGTCTCAGGGCTGCTCCCGGCGCTTCTTTTCGGGCTCTTGGCGGGAGGGAGAGCCCAGTGCTCTGCCTTCAGTGAGCCAGATCCTTAAGAGCGGACCTGTGGGAGAGGCAAGCAGAGCGGACCAGCAATCAACGCATGTTTCTCCTCCCTGTAGGATAGACCTGGCGGAATCCCTGGGCCTGAGTCAATTGCAGGTGAAAACCTGGTACCAAAATAGAAGAATGAAGTGGAAGAAAATAGTAAGTGTGCTGTTTTGATGTTCAGACTATGAACATTTCACCCAGCCCTTATTTACACAGCCTACAGTGGGATGTTCTCGAAAAATACACCTTCAATCATTCCTCGGGGATTCCTTCCTTTGGGGCACAACTCCCATTATTCCCAACCAGTATAGACATTTCACATTGGAAAAACAAGCTGACTGCATGAGCATATGTTCTGGGAATACAATACAGAGGCAGGGTTTCTTCTCCCTTGCTGGGCCTAGGGAAGGCTGTGCTGCTACAGCAGTTAGATTTCTGCGGAGTCCATAAGTAGGATCATCCCAAAGATGCTCTCCAGAAGGCAAacggagaaaaaaagaaaaagaaccgaaatgaagaagcttcttggatgagaagtttaAGGTTAAAaagtaagaaagtccagttgtcttttgaaaagcaatttCGGGGCAACCAAAATCTGGACGATTGAGAATCTTCAAAGACATTTAGCCAACCGACCAGGCATGGTGGCAGGGCCATTTTTCTCCATCTCAAGGGCTTTGTCTCAATTAACAGGACTGAAAGCCTCAGAAAAATAGGGGAGCTCtggttttatagcaatagcaatagcaatagcgatatCCTCATACCACACCACATTAAGGGCCCAAGCCACGACGTGCTCAAATCGCAAGACAGGAGGAGATTTAGGAAGCGCAGATTATTCTAGAGATTCCCAGAGGGGCTATCTGGGAATCACGTATGACTTGAAGGCAAAAATAACTCAATGgcgttttttaaaataaaatttttatttatttttaatttaaaacaagtacaacaccCTTTTTTATCAGTgtaaagtgtatcagttggttacaaaaagactttcgtgcatctcttccacagtcaacaaacataattaatattaacttaagtattttgactcaaatattcatacatgtcattATCATCATATCTCTATTTTCAtctgactataattgtttaagcgtccttcaatGGCGTTTTGATTATAGGGTTGTGCAATAacgtataataataaataatataataataaataaagggacgccatggctcagtgactaagacgccgaacttgtcaatcagagagGTCAttcgttcgaatccctagcaccacataatggtacttgtcccagcttctgccaacctagcagttcgataaaaaaatgcaagtagaaaaatagggaccacctttagtgggaaggtaacagcgttctgtgcaccttcggcgtttagtcatgccggccacatgactacaaagatgtcttcggacagcagcgctggctcttcggcttagaaacggagatgagcaccgccccctagagttgggaacaactaccacatatgtgtgaggagaatctCTACCTTTATAGGCTTGTGCACAAAGATCGTTTTAATTTATCCAACATTATCTGACCAAACAATTAAAGCCACATCTCATCCCATCTCCAGCCAACTCTATCTGCTTTGGCTGTGGATCCGAAGAATCGTGGCCCCTCGTTGTTGAAGGGCAGCAGTTGGGGAAAGCTTCTTCGGCAGGAGTGAGACGGTCTGCAACTAACGCAGCGGCGGGTTCTTTCTATTCAGAGAGAATCCCAGGTTTGAAAGGCAATCTCTGTAACAGGCGGTGTGTGGCCTGCTTCCCTCAAAGTGCTGCGTAGCATTTGGAGAGAGTAGAAGCTGATTTTCTAAGCAATAGCCGGGAGGAGGAAAGGCTGCCACCTTCTTTAACCAGCACCTCCCGAACCTGAATACaatgcagggatgaaattcagcaggttctgacaggttctgaagaacccgtagtggaaattttgagtggttcagagaaccggcaaatatcacctctgactggccccaggagtggggagggaatggggattttgcagtatccttctcctgccagcctaccaagccacagccacagaaccggtagtaaaaaaaatgaatttcaccactgatacaaGGTAACCTATGCTCTTCCTCGTTTAAAATTAATCACTTGTGGCCCATTTGACACAGTTGAAACGATTGCTTATTTACCCCCGTTTCTAATCACTCCCACGTGGAAGTGAATTTGACTGAGGCGCCTTTGATTTCCTGAAAAGCGAGAAGTGTGGGGAAAGGAGTCCAACAAAAGAGGCTTTTCTCCACCTCGAGGTGTATTGCTGAGTAGAGGTTGACCAGTTGGGTATTTGCCTTGCAAGCTCATGTTCAGTACCTAAGTCACCTTCTCCGCAAAGACACGCAGGCAGAGATAGGGGGTCAGGAGGCTGACCGGCCTGCTGCGCAGCGCTAAGCAGCAATACCTTTTCATTGGCAGCGTGGGTGACTTTTTGTTTGCCAGACCcggcccgccccccccccccgcccgcccccgCAAGCTTCGCTCCTCAGCGTTAACTATTGCTGTTTGGATTTGGCCTAAGTCAGACCCTTTGTGACCTTCAAGTGtggggtgtgttttttttaacaggtTTTGCAAGGCGGAGGCCTCGAGTCTCCCACCAAGCCCAAAGGTCGCCCGAAAAAAAACTCCATCCCCACCAGCGAGCAATTGACTGAGCAAGAGCGAGCCCGGGAAGCCGAGAAGCAGCACGCGGAAAACCTCGACTCTCCCTGCCAAGTCATCCAGGAGTAATAAGGGAGCGCGGACTCAAAGGTCTGGCGCCCGGATTGCGGATGCTGGATTGCAGGCGCCCGAACCTCCCCCGGCTTGGCCCCCGGAAGGGTGACTGTGACCTGCGGCCGTCAACACTGAACCTTAGCCTCACGCGCCTTACTAAGCGACGAGGCCTTGCCGGCTTGCAACATCATCCCgggggtctcctgccttgagcttAGACAGCAGGGGCGGGGGAGGCCCTAAAGCTCTCGGTTGCAGGGGTCTTGTGACCGCTTTCGCTGCCGTTTAAGAAAGTTACCACGCGGAGGAAGGAGACGAGGACAATCCGGGGTTGGAAATGAGGGTGGACTCTGATTCCCAGTTGATTCCGTTGTAGGATTTCCTAGGCATCTGAACCCTTAAGTGCGCTTAAGGAAGAGCCGCTCCCTCTGAGGGGGCTTGGGGGTTCGACCGTGGCCGGACACTGCGCTGtttaagaaagggggagggggcggGGAGCGTCTCCCAACTTATTCGGCAAACTCAATTTGCAACCAGTTTGTATTAACGTgaatatattgatttttatttcaataaagtATTTTATGAACGATGGGGCTCAGGCGCGTTGTGCGTTTGCTGGGATCGGGCAAAATGCCGACCTTTCCTCCGCGGGCCTCCTTGAGAAGAGGCCCCGCTGCGATCTAGGAGACTTTCCTCCGAGATAAGCCTACAAGAAGTTCGTATAGTGAAACCAGCTCGATCGCAAGACGAGAATCGAGAGGCCTGCCGAGCTGTTGCGAAAGGAAATTTGGCTCAAGGTGTCCTTATTTATTCTCCGCTTTAAAGACCCTGCTTGAGATCAATGTTGCTTGCGCTGCTCCGAATTGATTCAGAGCTGGGCCTGGTTAGAATCTGAATGGGAGGCGTTCAGGAAATTctagggctttaaaaaaaaccacctggaaaacaacagagagagaggaggagagagagggaaactgTTTTTGCCTTCTTGCCAAGAAAAGCACAGAGGCGTGCCTAGGAGGACCATGGAGGCGCGCTCCACTTATTAGGAGACTTGGCTTTTCTCATTAAACCCACGGAGGTGCAATTCAGCAAAACATAGCACGGAGCAGGATCCAAGCAGCCTTCACCCAGGGTATCTCTGTTATCACCCCCACTCCCGCTCGCCTTAAAGTTCCGCCCTGAAAATCAGTGACTGACATCTCGCCAGTTTGGGAACCCATCTTTCCCTTCTGCTTCTTGGGCGGAACAGCTCAATTCCCCAAAAGGCCACTAAACAGGAGTAAAAGCTCATAGCGCCCATCTTTTAAGAAGGGACCACTTCTGAATTCACTGAGAAACAAGTTTGATAAAGAGTTCAAGAACCTGTTCTTAAATAAATGTGTTTGGAGTAATATTCAGCGTGAGAACTCTCTCTTTTCCTGAAACAAAAGAGATTGACTTCCgactaaaaaaaacccaaggccGTCAGATTGAAATCAGTAAGGCAAGCAGCTCGAGAATAAAAGGTGATCGGTTTTCCGAAAAAGATTAGCTTTGAGCGTTCTGAAACTTCCGCAGAAAGACATTTTCTTGCAATAAATGTCAGCGGTTGCCTTCCCACATTCGTGGGCTTATTCTTTCGTTTGCTTTGGTCACCTTCGCTTACAGTGATTGGAAAAAGGGGATTCGGTTAAAACCAGTCTCTGTGCTTTGCCATCAAGTTCTGTGGAGCACACGGCGGCCAAGGGTCAGAGTTCATAGACTTTGGAAAGCCACTTAGCCATGGATCTATTGGATAAAGTTAGTTGAATGTAGACAAGAGGTTTAACTAATGGTGTAGCGGAAGGTATGAATCCGCTCACTAGCAATCCTTTTAAAACTTTAGCAGGGCCGCTCGAAGTGTGTATCTCTAAATCCAGATGGATGATTCTAAGTAAGGAGCAACTGGgtactttttttaatttaacaaatgggGTGGGGCTTGGTTTCTTCTTTCCAGCTCCTAGGAGCAGAGTTAAGGCACTCCTGCCCTCAAGCCGTCTTATAGAGCCTAATTCGAAGCCTGCAGGAATCCTATTTCCCATTTTAAGGCAGCCTGGGTGGCTTTCAACATTCTCTCTTCTTTTGGATTCTTTGTGGTTTGATCTAATCTAATGCTAAATTTTTG contains:
- the BARX1 gene encoding homeobox protein BarH-like 1, which produces MQHPLDLGAAAAAAHYFPADPFLDHRSHRYRSFMIEEILTDHPDAKSAAPAGELLKFGVKALLSTRPYHNPLAVLKAEQAAVFKFPLAPLGCSGLSSALLAAGSSLQGGSGSPHLPLELHLRGKLEPGAPEGGGKAKKGRRSRTVFTELQLMGLEKRFEKQKYLSTPDRIDLAESLGLSQLQVKTWYQNRRMKWKKIVLQGGGLESPTKPKGRPKKNSIPTSEQLTEQERAREAEKQHAENLDSPCQVIQE